The segment CCTGGGCAGGCGCGCGAGGGTGCCAATGTCGGCGGCGAGCCCAATGTCAACCTCCTTGACGGCGAAGCGGGTGTTGGAAGCGGCGAGGCGGACGTCGGCGCAGCACGAGATGTCGATGGCGAGGCCTAGCGAGACGCCGTGCAGAGCGCAAATAACAGCTACACGCCGAAGCAAAAGATGCACACCAAGTTAGCTCAGTCCCCAATATCAGGTCCAACCTGCCACGTTTCTTCCCTCCGCGTAGAGTGACAAGTGGACCTCGGGCAGCGGCAAAGCAACAGTAGACAGTAAAACATACGCTTCTCACACCTCTCCATCTCAGAAATACACCCCTGAAACTCCCCAATGTGACCCCTTaaagccttggccttgcgcgCGGGATCCAAGTCGCCTCCCTCGCCGGAAAGCGGCCCCTCGGAACTAGCAGCCGACACGTCCAGGCCGGCCGTGAAGGCCCTGTCCCCCGCGCCgctcaacaccaccacccgcacgtcggcatcgtcgctGAGCTGGCGAAAGACGCGCCCGAACTCGAGCCACACCGGCCTCGAAAAGGCATTCAGCTTAGACGGCCGGTTCATCTCCAGGTGCGCGACGTACGCCGACGGAAAGGTCACGCGCATGAATTCGTACGACGAGtaggcggccatggcgaagcGGAGAGCCGAGTGACGCCGTGGCTGGTATGCTGGATGATTTTTCCTCGGCGGTGCTTTTGAAAAAAGAGGGGGGTGGAATTACGAAACAAATTACCTCGATTTAGAAACACAATtgaatatatataaatattcTCAAGGCTCGGTGGGGGATCGTCAAAGTtcgaggttcaatgtttgaaAGCTCGGCCGCGGTCGACTGTAGCGGCTGCGATGACCTAATCGCCCGCGGAGCCGAGGTCAAGTCCCGTTTGGGAGGCGACCCCCTTCTCCAGACTTAACCCTGGCTTGGGGGTTGGGCGCCGATGCCACACTTCACATGCCATCGGCAAAATTCTAGAAACAAACTCCCACGGACTCTCGGGACAGAGTCTCTCTTGCGGATGAACACCCTGCTGCCAATCAGCGTGTAGACAACATGTTGACGTTGCTGGTGTTTGCTACTCCGCATGCATCATCTCGTTGCCAGCTAATCCGAGGATGCAACACAGTCTCTCTAACCAAAGTACAACCGTCATCATTCAGTGCTTTGCTATGGACAACCACGCCTGTCGTAGACAAGCGAATTGCCCACACGAAGCCTACGTATTCCATCACAACACGGGGCAATGGCTTTTATGGACATGGCGGCTGTAGTCTAGCATGAATTACTACCGTTACCTCAAGCCCGGCGGCCGATCTGACCGCTAGCCAATCGGACCACCAATAAACAAGGTGTCAACCCAATAGCCCTTATAGTACGTAGCCCCCCAGGGGTTTTAGACAGTTCCTCTCATTATGCTCGCATCAACTGATTTACATGTCTTGGCCCTGTCCCCCCATAACAACTGACAAGTTCTACCAACCCTATTGTCGCCAATTTTCAGACGGTATTTACAGAAGCAAGGTGCCAAACAGGGTGAAGAAAACTACCATGccagtgatgatgaaggggGCCTTCTCAACAGGACCGAAAGTTGTGACGCCAGCGCTGTCAGACTCCTTGGCACCGCTGCCAGTGGGAGACGCTGCACCGCCGGTGACACTAGCGGTAGACGTGCCGGAATCACCAGCGTTCTGGGAACCATCGCCGCTGAGATCGAAACCTGGGCCCTTGCCAGCGCCGTCCTTCATGTATTTCTCAGCTTGACTAGGCATTTGGGGGACCAGGCTGGGGTTGACCTGCCAGCCAGCATTGGAAGTAGGGCAGCTGACGGAGTGGGTGGTCGAAGCAGCACCACCTGCGCCAGTAGGGGCAGGGTTGTTCTTCAAAGCAGACTTGAAGGCGTCGTATTCGTCCAGTTTATCAAcagtcttggccttgagccCACCCTTGAGCTCTACGATGCCGTATTTATTGTCCTCGTACGAGTATTCGTACATGAGACCACCAGAATAGACACCAGTCATTTCGCTGctcatcatggcctcgaTCTCCTCAAACTTACGGGGGCGGTTGTCAATGCATCCGTACTCGGACAAGCTGTTTATTTCAGAAAAAAGACAGGACATTAGCTTGCAAGCGATCACCAGTGAATATGTAAGTAGCAACTTACAAGATAGCAAGGCCGTAGTCGGTAAAGTTCTTAACCTTCTGATCCCAGCCCGACTGCTTGAAGTTCGTGTTGCACCACGAGTAATCGTTGAATGCGAAAAAGTCGGATCGCATGTCATCAGAGCCGCAGTTCATGTACTGGGCAGTCTGCAGTCGGTTTGAGGAGACATCTGCAGCGGAATAACCGACAGGAACCTTACGAAGACCACGAGTGTTCATGTAGTTCTTCATGTCGCGGGTGACGGCCTTGACGAAAGGAGCAGACTTATCAGTGTCCTTCTCGTCGTTGATGACCTCATTGCCAGAGAAAAAGGCCAGAGTGTTGGGATATCGGGCGAACATGTCGACAGTGGCGAAAACGCTCTGGAGGTACTTGGCGTTGTACGAGGGGCCGGGGTCGCCGCGGTTGATAGAGTACTTGGGGTTGTTGACATCGAGGACCAGGTAGACGCCGGCGTCTTGAAGAGCCTGCATACACTTGTCATGGTTCAAGGTGTTGTCGACGGCGTAGACACGGATGGTATTCACACCAAGGTCCTTGAAATTGGCGATATCACGGAGACAGACATCGGTGTCGCCAAGAGGATCCTCGTTGGCGGAGGAGCCGCCGGGTTGGTAGTCAATACCGCGGAGGTAGAACCGCTCCTTGCCCTTCCAGAAGGCTAAGACAGTTCGAGTTAGCACACTGAGCGGATCGTGACAAGATGCGTGCAAAAATCAGGACAGTCAATCGAAGAACTCGAGAAGAGCAGTGGAGCGATGCCGAGCACGCTGATGGCGAAACAATGGGCGGCAGCTTACCGTTGCCAGAGACCGTGACAGTAGGGAAACTGTCACGCTTGGTGGGCGGCTCTTGTTCGGTGGGAGTTGGGGAGGCCGtgacggcgccaatggcGGCCAGGGCCGAAGCAAATGCGAAGCCCTTCATGATGAATCGATACCGGGCGGTAAAGCAAATGAGTATGATTACAGTTGTGGTGGTTTAGTCGTGTGAGAATGGCAATAAAAATCCCCTAGAGAGTGGAGGGACGTCAGCGAGAGGAAGTCGGCGAGGCCAAGTAAGTAGCAGCCAGACTTGAAATTAGAAAGAGAAGACGGGAATAAAAGATCCAACAACGAGAGAGTTGGATTGACGACAACGAAGGGGAAGTCGCCAGAAGAAGTAACGATTCAGGTCTGTTTGaaggagggaggaggagattcATTCTGGTGGGAAGACTCGAGGGGGGAGGCACACGGATGGGCGTCCATTTCGAGAGTCGGGCATAACCATAACTGACACTGGGCTTGCGGGCGCGACTTGGGACCGAGACACAGAGACATACCGGAGGAGGGTTCGAGGGCTGATGTTTCTCGCACTGTGCGGCTTGGGGGGTGGAAGCATCAATACATGCCATTGACGGGTTGGCAGTGATTGGCAGAGACGTTGGGAAACACCGGACCAGGCCAGCAAATGGCAGTCAATGCCACCAGCCAAAAGCCTAGGGATTTGCCAAGGGGCAGGAGGCAGGAGTGGCGTGGTGCTAGGCAAGAACTGGACGGGCCGGGGATATTCTGCCCTGGAACCTCTTGCCGAATAGCCAGCTAGTCGTGCCGTTGAATGTTGCACAGGAGGAATCACAGATTAGCGCACCACACACGCCTCCAGCCATTTACTGAGGAAGTATCCAGTCTCGTCAAcactactacggagtacatgtgctccgtactccgtacaggccCGCCATTACAGCCGTTACAAAAGTCTGGCGACTCTGTGCTCTGTGCTCTGTGCCCGGTATGCATTGtaccaccagttgacacaGTACAGGACGCGCCCGCAACTGACGTCTCACTGTGGCCTGACCTGAAAACATTGGCACTGCCCtgcccaccatggccacgttGCCGTTCACAATATTGAATCTGCGAGGATCGAATTATATAGTAGCAGGAAGGGAGGCTTTTATCCTGTTCAACTAGCCCGTCGCAGCGCATTACGAGACCGGTCCGATGGAATGACGCACTATCGACAACACTATCACGATTGGAACCCGTCAAAGATGCCACATGGTGCACCCGCGCAACTGGTCGGTGACTCCGACTCGGTATCAACAAGTGCCCATCCCATGCCTCGCCGAGCCGTGGCATCGTTTGTGCCCGGCAGTTCATTAAATTGTTTGCTCACTTTATGGGGcataaatattattatttaccCTTCGTCGCGGTCTTGAAACGAGGACTCCTTCATCCCAggcccatccatccattgaGCAATTGGAGGCGCCCTAGTCGTCCCATGCCCCTGAACCACCCCACCACATCGATCTTTCTGCGACACGTCCTTCCCCACACTGTATGCATGTTTGCACGTTGAACGGGAGGTGTGCGCATCGCCATCTTGTTtgagtggctcgtccactggTGCCCTGTTGCGCATCTTGGTTAGCTGGTGGCTGCACAGCCTCTCTCGTGTTTAAAGACCAAGGAAATGCGTCCAAGCCCGTATTAACCAGACTCGACACTTCGCAGGCTCGTAGCCCGTCCAGGTTCCGGGGCCTTGGAATCCCCGCAGTGCCAGCTACTAACCGGCTCTTCTCCTACTAAGTAATCAGCGCGGAGCCAGCGTTCTAAAgttagattttttttttccaccAATTTTCTAGGGGAAGAACCGCCTTCTCGCTGCTTTCTCTCGACCAGACGCAGCCTAGGTCAAATCACGGTACGAACTACAATGCACGCCGCATATCCGCCCAGGGCCACTGCCTCCTCACATGGGGATCGACGCACGTCCACGTCACTGAGGGTCTGGTAGTCAACGGCAAGGGTTCTTTCTCAGTGAGACCCCAAGTCAAGGGTCGCTCCAAAATTCCATCCCTAACACGCCTGCTCATTGACATTACGCCTAATCCAACCCGCCGGCAACTCGGCACGTCAACACATAACCCACCCGCATATTAGAGAGGGTCAGCAATAAAATAGTACAATCTGCAGTGTCGATGCAGTTCAATGGTTCCCGTCACGTCAAGTAGTTGCTGCGCCGAGTAAAGAAAAGTGTGAACTCCCTGACTCAGTACCTTGCTTGTAGTAcgtacaatgtacatacCTGCTGTACCTACTATGTACTGTAGGTAAGTACCTTGGTTCGGCCTCTGGAGGGCTCTTCCACTGACCCTGGTCCGCCAAGGCTCTAGCCAAAAAGGTTATCGCTTCGTCAATCTTGAAGAGCCGGCATCGAGTCTCTCAAGTGCCACCAGATCGAAAACATCGACAAACATGTAATCGACGTCAAGTATCCCGTTACGCATGCCCTTTCTGAACTATGAGGGCATCCCCCCGCCGTCTCACCCCGTTATACACAAGTGTTGCAAGCATTCAGTTTCCTATGCTCTCGGCCGAGTGTGAGCTCACCGTCTCGGAGTGTGAATGACGTTTGTGACATTTTGAGTCATTCTGAGAAACACAATCATAATGGCTTAAAATGCCATGGTTGCCTTCGGGGGGGGGGGCCATCGGCTCTATACAACAGGGGCACATATTGATATGCAGTGGGTTACAGCCATAGTCTACGTCTCCTGGTATATTATATGAGAATGACTGTCATTTGTATGCAGAGTGTAGACGTCCTCCGCTGACTGTACTAATATGTCAGATAGCAAACCACCGAGGGAGCAAGCCCTGTTCCAACACATGTACTCTTAACCGCTCTacccaaaaagaagaagaagaaggaaaaaacgCTACCGTCTACAACTCGGGCACATCAAACAACTGTTGTACACCGCTCCAATTCCCCTTGGCCCGTTCCTCCCAATACCCATCCTTGCCCGTCTTTATCTTCCAtacttcctcgccgtcggGACTGTCATCTGCCTTCACAAACCACCTGGGCCGATGTGTATCTCCCCTGTCCTCCATTTCTCGGCGCCGAGCACGCTGTGCCTCCTCAAGGTTATGTTTCCACTTCTCAGCTTCGTCCAAGTCCCCCTTTTCAGCGAAACGCTGGTCTGGACGGAGTCGCGTGTCTGTCGGGGCCATTTTACCCTTTTCGATTTCAGTGATTTCGTTGAGACGCGCTGCAAAAAGCGTCATGCCGTAAGTTTGAGATGGGTTGTCCACCATTTTGCCGACATCCCAGATTTCTTCGCTAGCTGCTTTACCGGGGCCAATGGTTTTGAGGCCACCGGTCCAAGTCCCCACGAGGCCGCTGCCTGTGTCGTTGCCGTCTGGGCTGAATGTAGTCACGTAGACGTCCTCGGCACGGCCACCAAACATGCCTTTACTCTTGAACTCAACACTGGCTTTGTGGCCGGTGGTGTCGTTGGCTACGTGCATTGATCCTACAGGCTCGACGTACTTTTCACCCATGACAACGTTGCGCAGGAACATGGTTGCTATGTTCCACGAGTATAGCTCATCACTGCCGTCTGCCAAGCGAAGGACAACTCGGACGCGACCCTCGGTGGTGATTTCGGCGCTCTTTCCCCAGAACTTTTGTCCCGGAGCTGGTGAGTGCGAGAATGACCAGTTTGCCGAGTCGGCTTGCATGGCCAGCCTCACCGGCCGATGCTGAACCTTTTCCACGAGCAGTCGAAACCCCCCAGGAATGTCTTTGTTTGTTCTGACCAGTTCAAACGTTTCACCAAGAAGGGGGTTGAACGGTTTTCGAATGGCTCGTTCTTTGGCTCGACCGCCGCTGAATTGAGACACAGCAAAGGCCGTAACAAAGAGTATTCGTTCTGTTGGGCTTTTCTGTCTGCATGCTTTGTCCAAAAGCTGCGCATATTCAAGTGGCTCGGCAACCTTCTGAAGCAACGATATGGGTTCGTTGGCAGACACGGGCATGCTAATCGTGCTAAGATCTTTTCCGACGTTCTTGCGAACGAATGCGATAAGGCTTGGTGGTTGGACAAGCGCTGGCGGTATTCCGGTTCTTCGAGTGACGACTTGGTCAAGGGGGAGAGGAGTGAGATTCTTCGGCCTGACGGGGTAAACATCACCAGTACCTTCTGTACCAACTCCCTCTTCGTCTTCGATTGAGGATATGGATGAACTCTCGTGAATAGATTCCTCTTCAGCCTCAGTCTCGGCGGATTCATCCTCGCTGCCATCTATCTTGACGACGCCAGATTTCGCGTCCTCAGCATCAAAGAATTCGTCCGTGGATGTCGTTTCGATACTCATGCGGGAAGCACCCCCAGCGGATGGGGGTTGCGGCGAACGACGTCTTTTGCTGTTGACAATCAAAGCAGTAAATTCGGAGACGACGGAATCGAGATCAGAAAGTAGAGCCTCGCAGTGATCATGCAGGGACTTCTCCTCTTGGGCTACTCCGCGAGACCTTCTCTTGGACGCCTGACGGGTCACGGTTTCCGCACTGCTAGTGGCACTGGCAAGTGAAGGCACGGCCAGGGCTGATGGAGTGGTTTGTTGGATGGGGGAGGTTGACAGTGATGGGGCACTAGACTTTCGTTTCCAGaacggcttcttctccaccGTCGCAGGGAAATAACCGTCCTTGTTCTCCTCGTTGGGGGTTCCAAAGCCGGGGGAGAGGAACTGTCCGTTTGGCGAAGGTTTTGGCAACTGAGCGACATCTTTTGTCAATCTGCGGAGAGCATCGCGCGTGCCCACAACACGACTGACAAGGGTCTCAACCTGCTGCCATTCAACGGTTTCACTATGGTATGGATCTTGTGTCCTCTTGAGCGCATGGCCATCGAGCTTCAAACTAGGTTTTGAGGGCTTTGCCAGTGTCTCGAGACCTCGAGCAAGGCGACTAGCTCGCTCCAGCGCTCGTGCCCAATCCTGAAATTCCTTGTCATTAGGTGCCCGCAGATGCCAAACCTCGGCACCAGAGTCAATGCTGATTTCTCTTCTTCGCTCATCTGCTGCAATGGCAGCCAAACTGAGGGGGATGGCTCCCCGCAAGGCAGACGAGTTTCGATTGTAGTAGTATGACAGAGTGCAAGTTGAGTAGTCCAGTGAGAAGAAGCGGCGAGCATAGCCCTGTCCTTTCTTGCGCCGTCTCTTTGAAAGTGTACCGACATGATAGTTCGGAGGGACTCCGGTAGCATCACTCTTTGCAGCTGAAGATTGCGCCCTCGCGCGGCCATGACTTGGAAGACTATCAACCGAGGTCGAAGGACCATTCTCATTATAAGGACTCCCATGCTTGCCCAAGCTAGACTGACTGTTCTGAGCATTCGGCAACTGCAGGTTCGGCAGATGGTTGGTTGTCTGAGGTGGCGCGCCAGTCGGATATGTGAGAACCACAAATGTAGCGGTCTTTGAGGTTTGCTTCGAAAAAGTGTTGTCGAAAACCAGGCCATACATGCCGCCTTCGCCTGTATGAACATCATGTGTGCCTCTGGAGACCTTGTCCGCTTCGCATTTCCCATGCCAGGAGATCGGGATGAAGCCCTTGCCGGTCAACAAGTCTTGCGCGGTAGTCTCCTTCTTGGGAAATCGACCTCCTTTGCCATCTGTGGTTCCTTGAACTGGAGCCCCATCGAGTACGTCGCCATTCGCGGAGAGGATTGTCGTTGCGCCGCTGCCCGGATGTTTAACAATACCGAAGTTACTGGTGATGGAGTATTGTCAGCGAAGGCGGCGATGTTACGGCTCTATTTTGAGATGACTCACATTGATTTCTTGTTCGGCTGCACACTCCACGAGAGGGTATTATCTTCGTCGACCCTCACCCATCGGACTATGTAGGACTGTTTGGGGTAAGAAAGGGTTCAAGAAGCGATGCTGGACGCTGGGCGACACTGGCGCGGGGAGATGAGAGCAGCAGGTGTCTCTTACCTTGCTGTGGACCTCGAGCTTCTCAAtgccggccatgatgggTGTCGTGGCACCGTGGCCCTGGTGTGAGAGACGACAGCTTTAATGGTGGTGGTAGAGAGTGTGGCTGGAAAGCACCGTCTGAGAAGAGCACATGGAGGAGAGCCTTTTTATCGACTTCGCACGACTTGCAAGATCCGGCTTGGCTAGGGGGAAGCCGTGGCTGTCGTCACTGTTGGTCCCGGCAACCCGCGATTGCTGGGGAACTCGGAAGCTAAGGAAGCCCTGAGGGAGATGCAGGGAATGTTGGAGAGATGCAGAGCTGATGCAGAGCTGGGTGGCCGAGGCATTATCATGCGCAGAACTGCAGTCGGGCGTCGCGAACAGGGCTGCGGAGAGTTAGCACAGCTCAAGCGCTGCCATCTGGGACCAGTCAAGTGATCAATGGCGGCCGACCCGGCCAGCACTGGACATGGGGAGTTCCACTGGGGCCCCAGGGGGGCTGCATGGGTTGAGCACTTGACAGCACCTGCACATGGAGCATTGCCGAGCGCCCACGCGCTGGAGCCGGGCTGTATGAACCGCGGCgcaaccagttgacatgcCAGGCAGCATTCAACCTGTCATGAATATCAATTGAATAGAAATGTGACCTTCAAGGTGCCCCTCCAGCCTGCTCAAGGCCAGCCTCGTATAGCCGTGCGGCCATGTTATGTTAGCCCCGAAGTATTAAACTTGTCCGCATTGCAGCTCTCTCACCACTGGCAGCGACAATTGGCAGATACCACAGCTCGAACGACGACCATCAATTCACCAGATGCGGCATCTCGAGGCGCGGCTGGGGGTACGGATGGAGGCGCGGGCCAACTCTTCCCGCCGAACCGCTTTTGCCACCAGGCAACTAACTActactacatatgtacctaggCACCTAGTAGTTATGAGTTgtacaacattgaatgctgtGACTTGAAACTGCCCCGGATATCGGGGAGCTACGGAACTTGGCGAAACAGAAATAATAACGTGGCGGGTCTTGTGTCTCGCGGTCCAAACCGAACTTGTTTGTGTTTGttgccgacaatgacgacaGCCTGTCTCGTGTCAGCATGGGACCAAAGctgatcaattgatgacgTTGGACAGGCCGTGCTTGTATTTAGGGCACCAGTCaaccggacatggagcttttCGCACCATTGCCAGCTTGATGAACTTGACCAACTTTGACCAAACGATTCCCTACTTCGCAGCCAGAGGCACACGGCCGATTACTGACTCGCTCCTTCAACCGCGCCGTGTCGGACGCCGTCTTGCCATTGAACCAAGACAGAAAACACAATGCACGGGCGACACACTCCCGACACGCTCCTCAGGCATGCGAAACCACACGAAAAGCCGTGCTGAAATCCTGAAAGGTAACAGCGATGCCCCCAGCCTCTCGAACCAATGTTGACTGgaccgtcaactggtgtcaCTGGCCCAC is part of the Metarhizium brunneum chromosome 4, complete sequence genome and harbors:
- the gel1 gene encoding 1,3-beta-glucanosyltransferase gel1 — encoded protein: MKGFAFASALAAIGAVTASPTPTEQEPPTKRDSFPTVTVSGNAFWKGKERFYLRGIDYQPGGSSANEDPLGDTDVCLRDIANFKDLGVNTIRVYAVDNTLNHDKCMQALQDAGVYLVLDVNNPKYSINRGDPGPSYNAKYLQSVFATVDMFARYPNTLAFFSGNEVINDEKDTDKSAPFVKAVTRDMKNYMNTRGLRKVPVGYSAADVSSNRLQTAQYMNCGSDDMRSDFFAFNDYSWCNTNFKQSGWDQKVKNFTDYGLAIFLSEYGCIDNRPRKFEEIEAMMSSEMTGVYSGGLMYEYSYEDNKYGIVELKGGLKAKTVDKLDEYDAFKSALKNNPAPTGAGGAASTTHSVSCPTSNAGWQVNPSLVPQMPSQAEKYMKDGAGKGPGFDLSGDGSQNAGDSGTSTASVTGGAASPTGSGAKESDSAGVTTFGPVEKAPFIITGMVVFFTLFGTLLL
- the Ech1_0 gene encoding Delta(3,5)-Delta(2,4)-dienoyl-CoA isomerase, whose translation is MAAYSSYEFMRVTFPSAYVAHLEMNRPSKLNAFSRPVWLEFGRVFRQLSDDADVRVVVLSGAGDRAFTAGLDVSAASSEGPLSGEGGDLDPARKAKALRGHIGEFQGCISEMERCEKPVICALHGVSLGLAIDISCCADVRLAASNTRFAVKEVDIGLAADIGTLARLPRIVGSTSWVKDVCLSARDFSAQEALQVGFVSQVHEDKARTVQAALDMASRLAEKSPVAVQGTKELLNYGRDNGTAAALRYTTIWNSVALQAGDVPSALMSVFSKKTPTFEKL